One window from the genome of Macrobrachium nipponense isolate FS-2020 chromosome 49, ASM1510439v2, whole genome shotgun sequence encodes:
- the LOC135205197 gene encoding zinc finger BED domain-containing protein 5-like: MELQPCLVCGLGLSKKVKEKNPSLMSTHCILHREALASRTLPAEMMDVLNVAIKVVNFIKAGALNSRLFKLLCKDMESEHEALHFHTNVRWLSKGNILGRLYELREEVAIFLDSQQKADFHDNFQSEGFQITLAYLVDIFEALNAVNLKLQGKSINIITHHDTIRAFMAKLDLWKCRVQQGNAASFRNLDSALADNNLDSDLKQQIITHPSDLKAEFIRYFPDIDDKREAWKFIRNPFQCEVADVADEFQEEFLELKFNFTGKEDFKDMDWETFWVKYLPVYPLISHQALRILTMFGSTYLCETAFSTLVAIKTKYRNRLNIEGDLRCALSGIGPRIQDLVA; this comes from the coding sequence ATGGAGCTCCAGCCATGCTTGGTCTGCGGTCTGGGTTTGTCAAagaaggtgaaagaaaaaaatccctcTTTAATGAGTACACACTGCATACTTCATCGTGAAGCCTTAGCATCCAGAACTTTGCCTGCTGAGATGATGGATGTCTTAAATGTGGCTATCAAGGTAGTCAACTTCATCAAAGCTGGAGCCTTAAACAGTCGTCTCTTCAAACTGCTGTGTAAGGATATGGAATCAGAACATGAAGCCTTGCATTTTCACACAAACGTACGATGGCTATCAAAAGGGAATATACTTGGACGGCTTTATGAGCTACGAGAAGAAGTAGCAATATTTTTAGATTCACAGCAGAAGGCAGACTTTCATGACAATTTCCAGTCTGAAGGCTTTCAGATAACTCTAGCTTACCTGGTGGACATTTTTGAAGCATTGAATGCTGTGAACCTTAAACTACAAGGGAAAAGCATCAACATCATTACGCACCATGACACCATTCGAGCCTTCATGGCCAAACTCGACCTCTGGAAATGTCGGGTTCAGCAGGGAAATGCAGCCAGTTTTAGGAACTTGGATTCTGCTCTCGCTGACAATAACCTCGACTCTGACTTAAAGCAACAAATAATCACTCATCCAAGTGACTTGAAAGCAGAATTCATCAGATACTTCCCAGATATAGATGACAAGCGTGAAGCCTGGAAATTTATCAGGAACCCATTTCAATGTGAAGTAGCTGATGTTGCTGATGAATTCCAAGAAGAGTTCCTAGAATTGAAGTTCAACTTTACAGGTAAAGAAGACTTCAAAGATATGGATTGGGAGACGTTCTGGGTCAAATACCTTCCTGTTTATCCTCTGATCTCACATCAGGCTCTTCGGATTCTAACAATGTTTGGATCCACATATCTATGTGAAACTGCATTTTCCACGCTCGTTGCTATCAAAACCAAGTACAGAAACCGCCTGAACATTGAAGGGGACTTACGTTGTGCACTCTCAGGCATTGGACCACGTATTCAAGATCTGGTAGCTTAG